The Aedes albopictus strain Foshan chromosome 2, AalbF5, whole genome shotgun sequence region CATAGTGAAGGTGTAAGTATAGCTCTCGGTCGCTTCGATGTGCTTGAAAGGCTAATCAATCCCTATTTCGCATTATAACCCACGCAGACGTCGCGAGGAGCTGACAGGCAGTACAATCGAAACCATTGCTTCTGAATTCGCCTCGGCAGCGACAGGCAAGTTAACTTGCGTGACGAGCGTGTATTTGGCTCAGCGGCAGGTCCCAGTCAACTGTACCGGTGAACGTCAGCTGGAGCTGGAGCGGAAGGCATACTGGAGAGTGAATTCGAACTATCGTACTAATGTGAACTTTCAAAGAAGATACATCGAAGCCGTTCGGTATGAGTACGGCCCTACAGTGGGCGGTTCTTACTCGTATAAGTCAACGGCTTGCTTGAACGTATAGGTAGCCGCGGGAATAGATCATTCGTATGAGATAGCtttcttggaaaaatgcttgGTTTGTTTATGCTCTATTTTTTTCTTATAATAGCACGGTGAACCCAGTATGTACTACTAAATAcacaatttacaaaataaaattaaaatcatGAACCCAAAAGGAAACTACATTTCAATGAGGCGGCGTAGATCCGAGTTTCACACCAGTAGGTAGCTATCTTCTTAACTCTCCAATTTGTTCGAATGTCGACGGAGAACACCGCATCAGGGTGCTTCAGGGTTGTGCTTGGACCGGCAATTCAACATTGCGCCAAAAAATATCATGCGGCGAGCCGAACGTTGCATCCGGGATACGAAGTTCAACAGATTCTGTCAACTTGATTACTTCGGGGATTACATAGACATGATCGGTAGATTATGTGGAACGATGGCAGAACTTCACAATCACCTGTTGCTTGTAGGTGGAGCTGGGAGAGGCACGGCAAGCATTGATAGCCGTCTTACGATAGATGGTGATACTTTCGAGGTGAGGCGTTAACGTGCATCAAATGTAGGTAtagtcttttcggggaaacgggccaTTCGGGGAACCGGCATttggggaaaagtagcacaatcatATAATTCGTATACGTTGGCCTCAAAAATGGATCTCCAAcgcggagctccatcgtcgatgtcatcaaaagcttaTAGCGACAGACATTCGGAAGCGAACGTGGAGGTGGGTCAGCTACAATCCACAAAGGGGCGGaagcgaaatctgcaagcaaccgttagattggaactcagcaggacatcgcagcagaggcagacccagaagctcatggcggcgcagccttaacaacgaaatcaagcaagtcgacaggaatttgacctggccacaattCAAGGTGAtgacagggtggccactcagagcggcaaataaaattcccgagtttttcccggttttcccggtagctttttaaaaaatttcccgATTCTGAAATATAATGATTTACAGGGAAAATTAAACGTAACCTACTAAGAAACATTtaagataaataatgttgaatgtTTTCAAATCCTTGGATTTAACATTGTGTTCATATGACCCTTAAAATAAGTTTATAGCTAATTTACTAAATATTTAGCTAAGTCATGTGTTGTTTCATCAGATTGTCTCGTATCTaatgatgggcattgaagttacgacatcttcataaaaaaatcgttaaatttatAGATGACATCTAGTACTAATTACGCAGTTATttaagaaaacaaaaataaagagGATAATCATAGGGggtcgaaattcctagagaaaacactATGATTGTAGGATTTGTTGTACGAATCTAATAATAGGTGGATTTCTTAGTAACATTCAAAgtctcttccaaaaattcatgGTAAGTACTTTTGGGAAACAGAATACCCAGAAAAAACATTCTAGATGAACTTTTggcggaatatctggaaagattactcATGAGAGAATTTTGGAAACAATTTTCAGGAAAATCTTATGGTGAAATCAGTGTACTTTATGGTAgcgtaaatggctactgcagaaagTCAGGCAGGTTTTTTAGGCTGAAATcgtaaattttaggagaaatttaagAGGTTaaagaaatcttagattttgtctgataaTCGTCTAGCATTgagttatttcatcagcgattgcaatatAAAAGTCTTATATTTTTAGATATgtcagtaatttatccaggaattcctgaaaaacttgtTTTTGAGAAcgtattttcatcaaaatttagaGGCAGAttgttcgggaattcttccatcaatcatacaactatattgctgcaaatgcttttgaatactcattggaactcccgcgagaatttcaattggaAGTTTAAGTAGAAACTACGAATTCtctaaattctctagaatttcctgaaccagaagtttcaccgggaatttatGCTAAAGCTTCACACAAAAAGGAATTTTTCCGACAATTCACTCCGGTTTTCGTCGAACTTTTTTTCACCAGTTCAACAAAAGAATACAACAATGAACTTCATGAAAAACGAcagaattttttaaacaaaatattagtAATACTTTTATGATCTACACTATTTAGGCCTTTTTTTTGGGAATGCCACCAGAtactaaaaattccttcatatattcttccaaatatttttcactcattatttttaaattataAGAATGTATTCAGCAGAGTTACTCATCCAGATTTTCactattttttatttgaatttcctcTGACATTAcatgaagaatttcttagaaattaatcaaaaattttatcagcatcctacccgaatttctcaaggactttTCGCTCAAAGGCACAAGTACTCTCTTAGAGATTGTACCAggacttttttttttagaattaagttatatatttttttttgttttataaacTTTTAATACGatgcttgatgctttctggaacaTGTACATCCTGAAATTCAGAAGTGTCATATGAatttataaatattgatatttgtctcaaccagtctttccaTCAGAAAGTtctctagaatatctttgaaattgttcaaaatgtgatgttaggtaacatcactatgattCACTTTAATTGTCATTACTCGAAAGACAAGATGTTAATGTCCAAGAATATGGTTTTTACGCCAGTATTATCTTATTTAGTTCAACAGTTTTTGATTGCATATCCCTAAGAATCTCGTACTTTTGCTTATGGAGACTGTATAAATTTTAGGAAAGTTGTCCGAGTGTCTGTGttagaaattcccggtggctatcaacaattcccgaggttttcccgactttttcccgatgatttcaaattcccgagcttttcccggttttcccgaaattcccgactgggtggccaccctggactgatggctggcaatcgcccaggatgaaaatcttcccattcggccctctgcaccaccgtgggtgctcaggactgaaagtaagtaagtaagtagatCTGGGAAGCCGAACAGCTGTCGGTGGAGTATAATCTGCCCtagtcacaagaaaggcgaccatttgaaatgtgagtaCTTCTGAGCGTTCACCatttaaatgctgcctacaaagtgctatcccagatcatcttccgtcgtctgtcacgtcACCtacaacgaatgagttcgtgggaagttactagttcggtcgacaacggatcagatgttgaTGATCACCGTAAGGCAAGTCCTCTAGAAATGCCAGATCGGAACGTAGCACCTGTTCATCGGCttaaaggcggcatacgacagtatcgcacaaatctatggaaaatcatgaacgagaacGGCTTTTTCTGGGAAGCTCATATTACGaagaaataatgaagcactacaaatgtatattaaaatataacatcttgTAGTGGATCACGTAATATAGGCAAAAGACACTACATTTGGGCAAACAacacaaaacatcaattttgctcTGTTATCCCAATGGATAAcagtttccgatgacaggataaTGAGGTTTCATacttgttgttggtccatcagtcaatcctgtaatcgtatttttttctGGCTGGTTGCCTTTTCACAGCGTTAGTTGCTTTCATAATTTGAGTTTGGTCTAGGAGAATGGTCCTGTTAGGGAATGGTCTACACATGTCTTCTAGTTAACCATTACCCGAAATGACCTGAATGTAGGCCATCAAAAGGAGACACAATAAATCTCTTGCTCTATTACGCAAGAGCACTACAAATGTGAATTTAATTTGAGACAATACTTACAAGTTAAAATGGGACATGTAACACAAAAGTAAAAATTGTAACACTCAACAGACTGATCAATGGAACGATAgttggtgtgcaaaactgcgtatgcGTTTCGATTAAACTGTGCATTTCATTCGAATTTGGCCGGAGACTACGACCAGGTgacgaactctcatgcctactctcaagcactaggtggcggtagtgtgaAAACGTTAAATGGACCAATGGTAGATCATCCAATCAGGGAGGTTCGGCTGCTTCGAACTCAACAAACCAGGCTCATAAATGGTACAACATGAAGTATTATTTGTTAACCTACCTTACCTTGCGCGCTATCCTACAGATTCGTAGACCCAATGCAGTACACCCGCCGTGGAGGACTCTGGTTGGTGTCAGGGCGCAATAGTTTCCTCCTAGCAATTATCACCTTGTTTTGGAAACCGCGCAACAGCCCGGCGTTTTGTTTCAACGGTGGACGATGCCCCATAGCACCTCCGCCGCCATGGTCATGGTTCTCTGTCTGCGCACCCAGGCCAAACAACGACCCGGACGTCGATCGCCCTGTGGAAGTGAAGCGTGCCTTGTTGGACTTCAATGTCACGGGTCGGCACCCGGCAAAGCGGAAGTTGAACCGCGAAGATGGAGTTTGCGTCGGTTGGGGGAATTGCTTGTCGGTGCGGTCCGGGAAGAAATCGTGGATCGTTGGCGGTGGCTTCAGGTGGCAGGGTTTGGGATGGACGTGGAGCAGCACTTTTGGGGGGATTTTGTAGCAATTCTTGCTCTGGTTGGCTTTGTCGCGGAGACGATGGAATTTGTGGTATTTGCCTTCGATATATTCTGTTGGTGAAACAAATTTGGGTTAGAATACGTGGTCATTTCGTGTAAGGAAAATATACTAACGTTCATATTGAAACATGAATGGCATGAGTCCATCTCCACAGATCTCGTACAGGTATTCGTAGAGAAAGATATCGCTTTTACCACTAAGAAACATCCCGGTGTTCTGTAAAAGATTAGACTTAGGTAGGACAAGCTTCGAAAAATAAACGATAAAGAGCAAGAAATTCGCTCCAAACAACTTACATTGAAATATGGATACACGAACTCCGGAACGTGCTCCGGATCGATCTTCTCCAAATACGGTATCATCTCACGGAAGGCAAACTCCCCGACGGACCACAAGCCCCGCAGCACCCGCGACAGCCAGTGATAATCGATCGAGTCCAGTTTTCGATCGCCTCCGCCACCGAAGTACCGCTGTAATCGTTCCACCAGCAGAAACGTGCATTCCTGCTCCAGGAAGCCCCACTTGCTCGAGCACAATCCTACCACTCGACTGACCTCGTCCGCCAGGTAGTCGGCACAGATGAGTGTCGTTATGTTTTCGCTTTCCAGCGTGGTAGAATTCGGGTTGATCACCTCACCGTTGCTGCTTTCGGACATCTGAAGACTAACGTTGTCATCGGGGTCCTCCAGGGGACCGGGTTCCTGCTTCAGCTTTTCGGACATCTCCGGCTTGACGTCGAAATTCATATCCGCCTCCGTCAGGATTGGAACATGTTGCTGAACCATAAAGTTCTGACCGGAAGGATCGAATTCGTTGTTGAACTCGGTTTTGATCTGGAAACCGTCGCTTCCGGTGAGGGTTTCCTGCTCTTCTCCGACTTCCTGCTTGCCCAAGCCCTGAACCATCGAGAACAGCGCTTCGTACTCGTCTTTGATGTTGTTGATGTCGATACCGTCGGGTCCTTCCTTGATGTTTTCGATGCTGCGGAGCAGTTCCTCCGTGGCGTTGGAGTTCGAGTTGTTGGAATCTTCCGATGGTCCtgcataaaaaaaacaaacataaagCATTTCTGGCAGAACTGTGGACGCCCAATAGAATTCCAATTTTGCTAAGCACAATCCTGAGAGGCTCCTGAATTCCTGCCATCTAAAACTGTTATTTTCAAGGCCATATATCTCACCTGGCAAATTGTTCTCCATGATGGTCATCGGTACAACAGTGGAATGTCCGAACCCGCCGGATTGGTGCTGTTCGATGTTGCTACTCTGTGGCGATGGTTCCGGACCAGCTGGATTCATCGATAAAGGCTGTTGAAGCTGCGAGGTATGTGACTGGGGCTGCAAGTCGAGGTGGCTCAACTGCTGAGCCGGAATAAATTTGTCCTCCTGCATAAAGCTGGCCGCGCCCAGCAGGAGATTGACGAAAATTTGACTCAACAGACTGAGCTCCAAGGTGAGATCCGAATGCGAGATGTGGTAGTTCCGCACCAATGCTTCCAAAAACTGTAGCGACCGTTCCAGGGTACATTCCGTGTACTCGAAGCCCAGCATTTCGATGACCTTGGTCAGCAGGAGCTTCATCAACGACGGCACGTGCGCATTGGTGGACAGAATTCCGATTGCCTCCTCGAAGCACTCATCGTCCCCCAGGTATATCGCGTCGCAAATGTTATTATACAGCTCAATCAGATCCTCCGCTATGGCCGATTCCGCCATCCAGGACGTGGTCAGCACCGGGATGTTGCTCTGTTCCATCGAAACGTCCTTGATGTACTCCTCCCGCAGGTCCAACACTTCGTCCGAGTTGAAAAAGTACACGCCATCGTACTCGATCTTGTCCCACGGCTCGTTGTTGGCGCCCACAATCGGCGGAACGTCACAATCCTTCAGCACCTCATTGACCAGATCGTACGTCACCCGGCCGCTCGAGTGGCGACTGTAGGTTTTGATGTTCTGTGGAGGGAAATCAACAAAACCTGAGTAAAATGTCGTCCCTCCTAGGTATTATTTAAACTTACGTTAGCCAACTCCCACAGCTTGTAGGTTGTATCCTCCGCCAGCTTGGTGTAGACTTCCGGGGTCACCTCAGTCTCCTGTTTGTCATGCTGTTCCCAAATGGTGCGCACTGAGCGGGAACTGAAGCCGGCGTAGGATTTGTACGATCCCTAAATATGAGAAAACGAGATTAGAATTAGAAAATTCTTCCCTGAGGATTCCTCACCTTATCCTTTCCAGCAGCGGACGAATTGGCATCGTTGCCCGACGAGTTGGTGTCACTGCCTCCGGTTGCCCCGGCGGAGGAACGCACATGGTGCCCTATGCTGCTTCCACCGGAGGCGACATTGTTTCCAATGCTGTTGGAATTACTACTGTTCAGGGCGTTCGCTGCGGCTGCCGACGAAGACAAATTGGATCCACCACTATTGCTGGAGGATTTGCTCCGTTGTTTCAGCTTGGAGGAATTCGACTTCTTGGGGCTGGGCTTCATGGTTTTCGATGAGAAGAACCGATGTTCAAGCTAATATTACCATAATATTCTGAGGAAAAGTTATAATTTCGCcgaaaaatgcacttttttcgtaaACACGACCGGAGAACGAACGCAGATTGTAAACAACGTTTAGTTGTCAACGACGTCGCGGCGTCGATGCGTGCGCCGAAGAGATTCAAAGTATTTCGAGAGAAGGTAATGTTAATAAAATATCCAAAAATCCGGACGAGTTTGCCGAACTGACGAatagcccggataaaaactaaccatagggtatttggtgaaaaccattcctttaccatacagtgtaccagctacaatatagtgtattgtaatggaatggttcgctaaaagctttgcacattggtagctactatacatttacatccgatctttatgtaacaatatattatactgtttttcttacgtttgaaccattcactattccgaaacaatctttttccgtgcatttttaattatttattcagcttatgattttttccgtgcttttttttttgttgatgttcgtgacattcttgttgcaaaggaaatgaaagagaaaaaagtgaataagttgaaacatctatttattatcgtcgcggttgaaacccgaagtttccccacacccaaggggttggaaactctgacaccttgtGAGAAACACCCATTTCACACACCCAAAACACCTTTCGACACCTTTTCAACACCTTTCAAATGTACCACCATGATCATTTTTTGTTTTACTGGCATCGCTGTTCTGCCGTTGTTTATATTTACCTATTCGGACAATGATTATCGTTGGAGTGCGGAACGGAATAGGCAGCAGCTACCGGGTACGAACAGCAGAGCAGGACCGGGTGCGTTCTCACCGGAGCCTCGAACATTACCGTGGACCGGATCGAGAAGGACAAGTTGAAGGTAATTCAGCGGACAAAACGACCACAAGGCAGAACAGAAAGGGCGAACGCTAACATCCTCCGCATTGTTACCCTCACTGGGCGACTCCTATTCCAATAAACCGTAGTCGTCAGTTGCAACACGATGCTACGATTAGATTAGTCTATGGTGCTGGGTGCTACTCTCTCGCCACCAAAGCCGGAATGAAGGATGTAAATTGCCAGACCCTCAGCTCCGGCGAAATGGTTATACCGAAGATCTTTTACTATGAGCAGTATAGGAACCTGAAAGACTCTGACCAGCCGCGGTATGAGCAAGCGCAACGACTTGGACGGAACGGAAATACAGGTAAAAGAGGAGAATCGAGTGACGCCTGACAGGGGCAACCATCGATGTGGAACCGATATGGACGGTAGAAGGAGTACTGAAAACAAAGGACAATTGTGCATCGGAAGCGCAGCAGTCGACCGGAAGCAACAGCGAGGTAGGCGCAGTGAATAATAAAAACTGCGAGCACGTTATAAACTATAAAAACGCCATCCGATAGGTCGTCCTGCACCAAGACGACCAAAGTCAAACAGCGGCCACCGGTGGCAGAATTCACAAATGAAACGTGATGCGGCTAAGAAGCATTACGTCCAGCTGATCATCGCCATCGAACTACGTCCACTTCATCATCCACTGGAGGAAACTGGAGAAGAAGTAATCCTGGAAACACTTCTTCCATTGGTGCAACCCCGGTGTTGCTTTCACCCCTCCAGGACTCTTCGACAGCAACAACTAACTGTTGACTTCCTTAAAGGATGAGTTTGTCAGTAATGTTCCGTACCAGCAACTGAAGCTGACGTCATCGATGGCTGCTGTCTGTGGTGGCCAAGCATCTCTTTTGTGCGGAACTTTTGCCCTTCACGGGGCTTTACGACCGATTACTTCCTGGCGGATCATCTGCACGAAAGCCACGTGACCGAAAGTGAGAATTTAGGTCGAATCTCAAAAAGTATAATGTGATGCGTATGAAATCAAATAAATAGTAGAAATATTCAAATGGAACTAATTTAATTTCCCGTTTTTTTTGTTGAATCTTACTAGAAACCTCCTATCGGAAGATTTACCTTCTTTTATTATTCTTTTCGCTATCTTCGTCTTCCTCTACCGATCAATTTCCGCATGAATTTCAGTTAGAGGCACCCGACTGGTGTCCACTTCCACTTTCTCGCCGATTTCTTCTTGAGTGACTGGACCAGCGTTCGCTTTCGCCTCATCACACTGAAAATTTCATGCTCTTGTCCTTGTTGGATCTCTTCGACTCCACGTTTTTGACCCCATCGATGTCTCCCCTTGTGTCTCCTCCTCTTGTTTTGCGGGAATGGGCTTCGACGAGATAAACCTTAAATCAGATGGGACAAGTTCAACTTGCTTTTGCCGTCTGCCGTTGGCTTCGAAGTTCCCAGAATCGATATTGACATACCCGCCAACCATCAGTTCATATTTTCTTCGCAGATCTGATAATGCTGGGAACCATCAATAGGAATTCTCCTTCACAATTCAAATTTGCTTTTTCGGCGTGGTTTCCTTGAGCGTTTCGCTTGCTTTTGAACTTTTGGTGACGCATTCTCCCGAACTGGGCAATGCACGCACTTGCTTTCGAAGGAGTTATTTACCGATTCAATCATCTGATCGACTGCTTCCGAATCctgaaataaaaattgttgaaaaatatcaGATGTTATACTTACTTTATGAAATTAACAGCTTTTCTATCTTACCGGAACCGGAATACCGCAACATCCGGCAAGATGTAAGATCGATCCGACCTGGTTCCGACCGTTTAGATTTCCAAACAACCGGCGGTGATTGGGTAAATCAACATCAAAACAAACAACGAAGAAATAATTTCATAAGTGTTGCCagtaatttggaaaaaaatgtgaCGTCTATCACATTAATTGCCAAAAACGTCAAAGCACCgagaaacacccaaaaacacccAAAATCACCCGATCAGCACACTGCAACACATTCAagggtgtcagagtttccaaccccttgcaCAAAAGCAAGACTGCTTTAAACTTTTCGTAATTAATGCATTTGAGGAATCATTCACATGGGCAAGTGACTATAGAACCGATTGCTGCAGTACTGTTCCGGAACCCATCGGAACCATCCAGGCGGCCTCGTTAGTTCCGAAGAGATCGCGAGCCGATTCATTGTTGCCACACAGACAAACGGATCCACCGAAGGGGCCATAACGTCCAAATCTTTCACTTCCTCGTTTTCGTGGGCCGTGATTTGAAGCGCAACCAACGACAAACTGTTTGCCAGTTGATTGTTGTTGACTTTGCCTCGATTGATTTGAATGGGGA contains the following coding sequences:
- the LOC109429926 gene encoding uncharacterized protein LOC109429926; this translates as MTPTRGKKRLAALNYGQRRRRLRHLASYASSVDSPKTLLSVQQPTIVRPPPLQQWRRDPGHDSNNNVPIINPSGKSYLVGAIVYKTLEDDLRLHVFDQYIVKVRREELTGSTIETIASEFASAATGKLTCVTSVYLAQRQVPVNCTGERQLELERKAYWRVNSNYRTNVNFQRRYIEAVRYEYGPTVGGSYSYKSTACLNV
- the LOC109415453 gene encoding uncharacterized protein LOC109415453, with the translated sequence MKPSPKKSNSSKLKQRSKSSSNSGGSNLSSSAAAANALNSSNSNSIGNNVASGGSSIGHHVRSSAGATGGSDTNSSGNDANSSAAGKDKGSYKSYAGFSSRSVRTIWEQHDKQETEVTPEVYTKLAEDTTYKLWELANNIKTYSRHSSGRVTYDLVNEVLKDCDVPPIVGANNEPWDKIEYDGVYFFNSDEVLDLREEYIKDVSMEQSNIPVLTTSWMAESAIAEDLIELYNNICDAIYLGDDECFEEAIGILSTNAHVPSLMKLLLTKVIEMLGFEYTECTLERSLQFLEALVRNYHISHSDLTLELSLLSQIFVNLLLGAASFMQEDKFIPAQQLSHLDLQPQSHTSQLQQPLSMNPAGPEPSPQSSNIEQHQSGGFGHSTVVPMTIMENNLPGPSEDSNNSNSNATEELLRSIENIKEGPDGIDINNIKDEYEALFSMVQGLGKQEVGEEQETLTGSDGFQIKTEFNNEFDPSGQNFMVQQHVPILTEADMNFDVKPEMSEKLKQEPGPLEDPDDNVSLQMSESSNGEVINPNSTTLESENITTLICADYLADEVSRVVGLCSSKWGFLEQECTFLLVERLQRYFGGGGDRKLDSIDYHWLSRVLRGLWSVGEFAFREMIPYLEKIDPEHVPEFVYPYFNNTGMFLSGKSDIFLYEYLYEICGDGLMPFMFQYEQYIEGKYHKFHRLRDKANQSKNCYKIPPKVLLHVHPKPCHLKPPPTIHDFFPDRTDKQFPQPTQTPSSRFNFRFAGCRPVTLKSNKARFTSTGRSTSGSLFGLGAQTENHDHGGGGAMGHRPPLKQNAGLLRGFQNKVIIARRKLLRPDTNQSPPRRVYCIGSTNL